One part of the Lytechinus pictus isolate F3 Inbred chromosome 3, Lp3.0, whole genome shotgun sequence genome encodes these proteins:
- the LOC129255623 gene encoding pendrin-like, with protein MGTSKHLSMGTFAVVSLMCRETVGRVLMERFPHASALEMGPPGENFHLNDNGTNTDSTAAPGGVDIEAERVKIHVALCLIVGILQVVMGILRCGFVTVYLSEALVRAFTTGAAFHVLTSQVPSALGINVPGRSLGDKTPEIIFVWRHLLTHLGESNTATIIIFMISFAVIFLTKEIIEKFKDRINFNIPIELIVVAISIIVSKFAYMHSRHGVDTIFEIKTGFPPPQMPSMFGPLFGSLIGDSFAIAIVAFALSVSLSKTFATRNNYEIDANQEMLSYGVSNIISSFFHCFVCCGALARTSIQEAVGGKTQIVTLVSSTMVMLVLLFMAPWFEPLPKSVLAAIICAGLKGMFLQFRDLHFLFRYSKYDFIIWVSTWAAVVFIGVDLGLGVGVIVALFVTVVRTQTPNFSTRGNVNGTELYKNIKRYPSAKEYDQVKIVQMQGSLYFANAEMFRNQVYDSVGINPVKVLVKIQKAQAKDKKLKKKKENPDIPNDVIELTGANEEHVRTQNLKIKAIIIDCGHFGFVDSMGAKTMASLVKDFKAVGVCVVLSSCSDSVMQSLSCLSSIRKELFYMTVHDAWLSLQNIRLQVESIMNGEPRKKRPSRWKRFRTREATI; from the exons ATGGGCACTTCTAAACATCTGTCTATGG GTACCTTTGCTGTGGTGAGTCTGATGTGTCGTGAAACTGTTGGTCGTGTTCTCATGGAGCGATTCCCCCATGCCTCGGCGCTGGAGATGGGTCCTCCTGGAGAAAATTTTCATCTAAATGACAACGGGACGAATACGGACAGTACAGCCGCTCCTGGCGGTGTCGACATCGAAGCGGAAAGGGTGAAGATACATGTCGCCCTCTGCCTCATCGTCGGTATCCTACAG GTTGTGATGGGTATCCTTCGATGTGGCTTTGTGACTGTATATCTGTCCGAAGCCCTTGTGAGAGCCTTCACCACAGGAGCAGCCTTCCATGTTCTCACCAGTCAGGTTCCCTCGGCACTAGGTATCAACGTTCCTGGACGATCGCTCGGTGACAAGACCCCGGAAATCATATTC GTATGGCGTCATCTCTTGACTCATCTGGGAGAAAGTAACACGGCaacaatcatcatcttcatgataTCGTTTGCTGTGATCTTTCTAACCAAGGAGATCATTGAAAAGTTCAAAGACCGGATTAACTTCAACATCCCAATCGAACTCATCGTG GTTGCTATCTCTATCATCGTCTCCAAATTCGCCTACATGCACAGCCGACATGGTGTGGACACTATCTTTGAGATTAAGACAGG TTTCCCTCCCCCACAAATGCCAAGTATGTTCGGTCCCCTATTCGGTTCCCTGATCGGTGATAGTTTTGCCATCGCCATCGTCGCCTTCGCGCTCTCGGTATCTCTTTCCAAGACCTTCGCTACCAGAAACAACTACGAAATCGACGCAAACCAG GAAATGTTGTCTTATGGAGTGTCAAACATCATATCATCGTTCTTCCACTGTTTTGTCTGTTGTGGAGCTCTTGCTCGTACATCCATCCAGGAAGCCGTTGGAGGAAAGAcacag atcgtCACCCTAGTCTCATCCACTATGGTCATGTTGGTATTGCTCTTCATGGCCCCATGGTTCGAGCCCCTACCCAAG TCTGTGTTGGCAGCCATCATCTGTGCTGGTCTAAAGGGCATGTTCCTTCAGTTCCGGGATCTTCATTTCTTGTTCCGATATTCCAAATATGATTTC ATTATCTGGGTATCAACCTGGGCTGCTGTTGTCTTCATCGGGGTCGATCTCGGTCTCGGAGTCGGTGTCATCGTCGCCCTCTTCGTCACTGTAGTTAGAACACAAACACCAAACTTCTCAACCAGGGGAAATGTTAACGGAACCGAACTCTACAAGAACATCAAACGATATCCAAGT GCTAAGGAATACGACCAAGTGAAGATCGTCCAAATGCAGGGTTCATTGTACTTTGCCAATGCCGAGATGTTCCGTAATCAGGTCTACGATTCCGTGGGCATCAATCCCGTCAAAGTCCTTGTCAAGATCCAAAAAGCCCAGGCAAAAGATAAGAAACtcaagaagaaaaaggaaaatcctGATATTCCTAATGACGTCATTGAACTGACTGGTGCAAACGAG GAACATGTGCGAACtcaaaacttgaaaatcaaagcTATCATAATTGATTGTGGTCATTTTGGTTTCGTTGACTCTATGGGAGCTAAGACGATGGCATCCTTAGTCAAAGACTTTAAAGCTGTAGGAGTGTGTGTTGTCCTAAGCAGCTGTTCAG attcTGTGATGCAATCATTATCGTGCCTCAGTTCGATCAGGAAAGAGCTTTTCTACATGACTGTTCATGACGCATGGCTGTCTCTTCAAAATATCAGATTACAG